TCGCCGACTGGTATCTCGAGAGCATCAAGCCGCGCCTGGCGACACCGGGGCCCGATCGGGAAGTCGCCCGCGCCGTGCTGGCCCATGCGTTCGACGGCGCCCTGCGTCTCTTGCAACCCATCGTGCCGTTCATCACCGAAGAACTGTGGCAGAAATTGCCGCAGACACCGCCCAACGCCTTCATCGCGCAGGCGGCGTGGCCGGTGGCGCGCGGCCATGTCACCGGACAAGCCATTGGCAGTGGCGCGGTGTTCGAGCAGGCCCGCGAGGCCGTGCAGGCCATTCGCCAGGTGCGCGCCGAGTACAATGTGCAGCCCGGCGCCTGGGTGGACGTGGTGCTCGTCGCACCGGCCGCGGCGCAGGGCGGGCTGCGGGCGATGCTGGAGACCATCGGGTCGCTGGCGCGCGCCCGCGTCACCCTGGCCGATGTCAACCCGGGAGGCGCCTCGGCACAGGTGCTGCTCTCCGGGGGTATCGAAGTCGTCGTGCCGCTGGCCGGCATGATCGACCTCGACAAGGAGAAGCAGCGTTTGCAGACGGAGCTTTCGCAGTTGGAGAAGCAGCTCACGGCACTCGAAGGCCGACTGGCCAACGAAGGGTTCGTGGCCAAGGCCCCGCCGGCCGTGGTGGAAGCGGAACGGGCCAAGGCGGCCGATTGGCGCAGCCGCGCCGATCAGTTGCGCGGCAAGCTGCAGGCGCTGGGCGCGTGATCCGACGGTTATCCGCATTGGCGGTGGCGTTCGTGGCGGTGCTGGGCATCGGCGCCGCCTGCGCCAATCAGGCGGCGCCACCCGGCGGCCCGCCGGACAACGCCCCGCCACTCATCGTGCGCATCACACCCGACACCAATTCGGTGGGCGGTGTCCCCAAAACGGTGGAACTGCGTTTCGATGAAGTCATCGCCGAAGCACCACGGGGTGGTGGCACCAGTCTCGCGGACCTGGTCTTCATCAGTCCCAAGAGTGGCGATGCGCGGGTGAGCTGGGGACGGACCCGCATCACGATCCGGCCGTCGAAGGGGTGGAAACCCAACACGGTGTATTCGGTGCAGATCAAGCCGGGTATCCAGGATCTGCGCAACAACGGCATCGACTCCATCATCCGCATCGTGTTCTCCACGGGCGGCCCCATTCCCGACACGCGCATCAGCGGTGTGGCGTTCGACTGGTTCGCCGGCAAGGGCATGGCCAGCGCGGTGGTGGAAGCCGTGGCCAGCGACAGCACGGTGTATCAGGCCGTCTCCGATTCGGTGGGACGCTTCGAACTGCGCAACCTGCCGTCGGGGCCGTATCTGCTGCGTGCCTTTGCCGATCGCAACAACAACCGCGATCTCGATCCGCTCGAACTCTGGGACGCCACGCGCGTGACGCTCACCCGGGCCGCGAGCGCGGAGTTGTACGCGTTCACGCACGATACGGTGGGACTGCGCATCACCGAGGTGGCGGTGCAGGACACGAACCGCGTGCTCAAACTGGTCTTCGACAAGCCGTATCCCAACGACTTCCAGTTCGATCCCGAGATGATCGTCGTCACGCGCGCCGATTCCTCGCGTGTGCCGGTGCGAAGCGTGCAGACCGCCGTCCAGAAAGCGACGGCCGACTCCCTGGCGGCCAAACAGAAAGCCGACTCCATCGCCAGGGCCGCGGAAGCGAAGCTCGACACCAGTCAGGCGGCGCGCGCGAAGCGGGATTCCATCGCCCAGGAGCGTCGCCGCGACAGTGTGTTCGCGGCGCAGCGTGCCGCGCAGGAGCGCCAGCGTCAGGCGGCACAGACCGCGCGGGCGCGCGGCATCCGGCCGGCGCCCGTCGATACGACACCCCCACCCAAGATGTCGCGGCAGCGGGTGTACAACGAAATCTTCGTCACACTCGAGTCGCCTCTGCCCTGGCAATCGCAGTTCCGGGTGCAGACCGCCGAGGTGCGCAGTCTTTCGGGTACGGTGAAATCGCCGTCGCGCAACTTCGCCACACCACGGGCACCGCGCGTGGACAGCGCAGCCGCGAGACGGGATTCCGCGGCGCGTGATTCCGCTGCACGCAATTCCGGTGCGCGACGTGACAGTACCACACCACGTCCCCGGCCGGATACCGTGCAACATCTGCTGCCGCTCAGTCTGCGGCGATGAGCGGCACACAGAGAGGCACGCGAAGCGATACGCACAGCGATACGCATCACGATATGCACGGCGACACGCGCCCGGCGCTCTTCATCGACCGAGACGGTACGCTGATCGCCGACGCGCACTATCTGGCCGATGCGGAGCGCGTGGCCCTGCTCCCCGATGCCGTGGCCGCGGTGCGGCGCGCGAACGCCGCGGGGGTGCCGGTCGTGATCATCACCAATCAGTCGGGTATCGCCCGCGGACTCATCACCGAGGCCCAGTACGCGGCCGTGCGCGATCGCACGGTGACGCTGCTGGCCGCCGGTGGGGCCACGGTGCTGGCCACCTATCACTGCCCGCATGCCGCCACCACTCCGGCCTCGTGTGACTGCCGCAAGCCGGGACTTGGCATGTATCGACAGGCCGCGCGTGAACACCAGCTCGATCTCGCGCGGTCCGGTTATATCGGCGATCGCTGGCGAGACGTGCAGCCGGCGATCGCCGTCGGCGGTGTGGGCGTGCTCGTGCCGGGTATCGAAACGCCACCAGCCGATGTCGAAACCGCACGATCGTCATCCGAGCCGCGTGTATTCCTGGCCGACCGGTTGCTGGAAGCCATCACGATCGCGCTCGCGGCAATCGGACCCATTCCAGCGCGGCCCCTGTAGCAGACCCGTCGGAATCGATAGTTTGGGACCATGACCGCCGCCGCCGACTCCGCTTCGTCGACATTGTCTCCCCAGGAGTCCCCGCAGCGGTCGCCGACCCGCATCGCCGTACTCGCATCCGGCGGCGGCTCCAATCTGCAGGCGCTGATCGATCATTTTGCGGGCCCCGGCGCATCGGCGGGCACCATCGTCTACGTCGCCTCCGACAAGGCATCGGCGGGCGCGCTGGCCCGCGCCCGGCAGTCCGGCATCACCACCGGCGTGGTGCAGGTGCCCGCCGATGATGAAGCGCTCGTGGCGCAGTTGATGAATGCCGGCGCCGAACTGCTCGTCCTCGCGGGCTATCTCAAGCTCATTCCCGCCGCGGTCGTGCAGACGTTTCGCGGTCGTCTGCTCAACGTGCACCCGGCGCTGCTGCCCGCCTTCGGCGGTCCCGGCATGTATGGCCAGCGCATTCACGCGGCCGTGCTCGAACATGGCGCCACCGTGACCGGTGTGACCGTGCACTTCGTCGACGAGCACTACGATCGTGGTCCCATCGTCGCGCAGTGGCCCGTGCCCGTCCTGCCCGCCGATACGGTGGCGTCACTGGCCGCCCGTGTGCTGCGCATCGAACATCGTCTGCTGCCGCTCTGTGCCGCCGCCGTGGCATCGGGAGCGATCGTGCTCGGCGACGACAATCGTGTGCATGGACATCTGCCCGTGCCCGTGAACATGGCCACGCACGACTGGCGATTCAGCGTGGCCCCCGATGGAGCCGACGATGCATCCACGTCGGCCTTCGGAGCCGATCTGGCGCGACTCTTTCCGCGCTGATCGGCTCCCTATGTTTCGTTCCTTCTGAGATCTTCGACCGGATATTCATACATGCGCGCGCTGCTCTCCGTTTCCGACAAGTCGGGTCTGTTGCCCTTTGCCCAGGGTCTCGCGGCCCGGGGCGTGGAACTCGTGTCCACCGGGGGGACGGCGCGCATGCTGCGCGATGCCGGCCTCGCCGTGAAAGACGTGAGTGAACTCACCGGCTTCCCGGAAATGCTCGACGGACGCGTGAAGACGCTGCATCCCGTGGTGCATGGCGGTCTGCTCGCGCGTCGCGATCTCCCCGAGCACATGGACGCCATCGCCGCGCATGGTATCGGTCCGATCGATCTCGTGGTGGTGAATCTCTATCCGTTCCGCGAGACGGCCGCGAAGCCCGGTGTGCATCCGGACGAAGTCATCGAGAACATCGATATCGGCGGACCGTCGATGCTGCGTTCGGCCGCCAAGAACTTCACGTCCGTATGGGTGATCGTCGACCCGGCCGACTACGCCAGAGTGCTCGGTGTGATCGAAGCCGGCGGTGACGATCAGTCGCTGCGCAAACTGCTGGCCGAGAAAGTGTATGCGCACACGAGCGGATACGACGCGGCGATTGCGCAGTGGTTCGCGCAGCAGCGTGGTGAGCCGTTTCCCGATCGCTATCCGCTGGCGTTCGAGAAGCAGCAGACGCTGCGGTACGGCGAGAACCCGCAGCAGCGCGCGGCGTTCTACGTGGAGAAGCCCGGCACCGGACTCGGCGCGCTCGTGCAGAAGGGTGGCAAGGAGCTGTCGTTCAACAACCTGCTCGACCTCGAAGGCGCCCTGCTGGCCATCGAGCCGTTCGGCGATCAGCCCGCGTGTGCGATCATCAAACACACCACGCCATGCGGTCTCGCCACGGGCAACGATGCACTCGACGCGTATCGCAAGGCGCTGGCATGTGATCCGGTGAGTGCGTTCGGCAGCGTGATCGCCTTCTCGGTGCCGGTGGATATCGCCGCCGCGGAAGCCATCTCCAGTTTGTTCGTGGAGTGCATTGTAGCGCCCAAGTTCGCCGACGAAGCGGTGGAGATTCTCGGCCGCAAGAAGAATCTGCGGGTGCTCGAAGGCAAAGCCACCTGGCCGGCGGGGACGATGGATCTCAAGCGTGTGCGTGGTGGTCTGCTGGTGCAGGATCGCGCGCCCGCGCCATCGGAGCCCGCACAGTGGCAGGTGGTGTCGTCGCGCCAGCCCACGTTGCAGGAGCAGCGCGATCTGCTGTTCGCGTGGAAGTCGGTGGCCAGCGTGAAGTCCAACGCCATCGTGCTGGTGCGCGATGGTGCGACCATCGGCATCGGCGCCGGTCAGATGAGCCGGGTGGACGCGAGCTTCGTAGCCGTGCACAAAGCCACGACCATCGGCCACGCCACCGCCGGTTCCGCACTCGGCTCAGACGCCTTCTTCCCCTTCCGT
The nucleotide sequence above comes from Gemmatimonas aurantiaca. Encoded proteins:
- a CDS encoding HAD-IIIA family hydrolase, with translation MHGDTRPALFIDRDGTLIADAHYLADAERVALLPDAVAAVRRANAAGVPVVIITNQSGIARGLITEAQYAAVRDRTVTLLAAGGATVLATYHCPHAATTPASCDCRKPGLGMYRQAAREHQLDLARSGYIGDRWRDVQPAIAVGGVGVLVPGIETPPADVETARSSSEPRVFLADRLLEAITIALAAIGPIPARPL
- the purN gene encoding phosphoribosylglycinamide formyltransferase → MTAAADSASSTLSPQESPQRSPTRIAVLASGGGSNLQALIDHFAGPGASAGTIVYVASDKASAGALARARQSGITTGVVQVPADDEALVAQLMNAGAELLVLAGYLKLIPAAVVQTFRGRLLNVHPALLPAFGGPGMYGQRIHAAVLEHGATVTGVTVHFVDEHYDRGPIVAQWPVPVLPADTVASLAARVLRIEHRLLPLCAAAVASGAIVLGDDNRVHGHLPVPVNMATHDWRFSVAPDGADDASTSAFGADLARLFPR
- a CDS encoding Ig-like domain-containing protein; the protein is MIRRLSALAVAFVAVLGIGAACANQAAPPGGPPDNAPPLIVRITPDTNSVGGVPKTVELRFDEVIAEAPRGGGTSLADLVFISPKSGDARVSWGRTRITIRPSKGWKPNTVYSVQIKPGIQDLRNNGIDSIIRIVFSTGGPIPDTRISGVAFDWFAGKGMASAVVEAVASDSTVYQAVSDSVGRFELRNLPSGPYLLRAFADRNNNRDLDPLELWDATRVTLTRAASAELYAFTHDTVGLRITEVAVQDTNRVLKLVFDKPYPNDFQFDPEMIVVTRADSSRVPVRSVQTAVQKATADSLAAKQKADSIARAAEAKLDTSQAARAKRDSIAQERRRDSVFAAQRAAQERQRQAAQTARARGIRPAPVDTTPPPKMSRQRVYNEIFVTLESPLPWQSQFRVQTAEVRSLSGTVKSPSRNFATPRAPRVDSAAARRDSAARDSAARNSGARRDSTTPRPRPDTVQHLLPLSLRR
- the purH gene encoding bifunctional phosphoribosylaminoimidazolecarboxamide formyltransferase/IMP cyclohydrolase, with the translated sequence MRALLSVSDKSGLLPFAQGLAARGVELVSTGGTARMLRDAGLAVKDVSELTGFPEMLDGRVKTLHPVVHGGLLARRDLPEHMDAIAAHGIGPIDLVVVNLYPFRETAAKPGVHPDEVIENIDIGGPSMLRSAAKNFTSVWVIVDPADYARVLGVIEAGGDDQSLRKLLAEKVYAHTSGYDAAIAQWFAQQRGEPFPDRYPLAFEKQQTLRYGENPQQRAAFYVEKPGTGLGALVQKGGKELSFNNLLDLEGALLAIEPFGDQPACAIIKHTTPCGLATGNDALDAYRKALACDPVSAFGSVIAFSVPVDIAAAEAISSLFVECIVAPKFADEAVEILGRKKNLRVLEGKATWPAGTMDLKRVRGGLLVQDRAPAPSEPAQWQVVSSRQPTLQEQRDLLFAWKSVASVKSNAIVLVRDGATIGIGAGQMSRVDASFVAVHKATTIGHATAGSALGSDAFFPFRDGIDQAAAAGVTAIVQPGGSVRDAEVIAAANEHGIAMVFTGERLFRH